A portion of the Desulfovibrio oxyclinae DSM 11498 genome contains these proteins:
- a CDS encoding Spy/CpxP family protein refolding chaperone: MKKTLAILLGLGLSLITAQAFAQMGSGHMMDGSRYGGGYGLTEEQIEASREIHAKYQDSFAELSEKIWSKRAQISGELAKDNVDRGRVEKLAGEVGDLMSKGYQMRVKMFMDMREKGLSFGACSGMMGGGMMGGGMMHGGMMGGGYHGGMMGGGMKRGYHDYHGYGN; encoded by the coding sequence ATGAAGAAGACACTTGCAATCCTGCTTGGACTTGGCCTTTCCCTTATCACCGCACAGGCGTTCGCTCAGATGGGGTCCGGACATATGATGGACGGCTCCCGTTACGGTGGTGGATACGGACTCACCGAGGAGCAGATTGAAGCATCCCGCGAGATTCACGCCAAGTATCAGGACTCCTTTGCGGAGCTTTCGGAAAAGATTTGGTCCAAGCGGGCCCAGATATCCGGCGAGCTCGCAAAGGACAATGTGGATCGCGGTCGGGTGGAGAAGCTTGCCGGTGAAGTGGGCGACCTTATGTCCAAGGGCTACCAGATGCGCGTGAAGATGTTCATGGACATGCGCGAGAAGGGCCTGTCCTTCGGTGCCTGCTCCGGCATGATGGGCGGCGGCATGATGGGCGGCGGCATGATGCACGGTGGCATGATGGGCGGCGGTTACCACGGCGGCATGATGGGCGGTGGCATGAAGCGCGGCTACCATGACTACCATGGATACGGAAACTAG
- the metK gene encoding methionine adenosyltransferase translates to MLFPKGKYLFTSESVTEGHPDKVADQISDAILDAIMAEDPNCRVACETLVTTGMAFIAGEISTTAYADFPDIVRNTIKDIGYNSSDKMGFDWETCAVISSIDKQSPDIAQGVDRKSPEEQGAGDQGMMFGFATNETPSLMPTPIYYAHKLSRRLTYVRKKGVLDFLRPDGKTQVCVEFEDGKPSRIDNVVVSTQHDENISYADLQEAIMREVVMKTLPEHLVDDKIKTYINPTGRFVIGGPVGDAGLTGRKIINDTYGGAGAHGGGAFSGKDPSKVDRSGAYMARYVAKNIVAAGLADECEVQIAYAIGVAEPVSVVVSSRGTGQVPDDVLTKAVNEVFDLRPYYIQERLKLHRPIFRKTTNYGHFGRELPEFQWEQTDAVDDLRTACKI, encoded by the coding sequence ATGCTTTTTCCCAAAGGCAAGTACCTGTTCACGTCCGAGTCCGTGACAGAAGGACACCCCGACAAAGTGGCCGACCAGATTTCCGACGCCATCCTCGACGCCATCATGGCAGAGGATCCGAACTGTCGCGTGGCATGCGAAACGCTCGTAACCACCGGCATGGCCTTCATCGCGGGTGAGATTTCCACCACTGCCTACGCCGACTTCCCCGACATCGTCCGCAACACCATCAAGGACATCGGGTACAACAGCTCCGACAAGATGGGCTTCGACTGGGAGACCTGCGCAGTCATCTCTTCCATCGACAAGCAGTCTCCGGACATCGCTCAGGGCGTTGACCGCAAGAGCCCCGAGGAGCAGGGCGCAGGTGACCAGGGCATGATGTTCGGTTTCGCTACCAACGAAACCCCGAGCCTGATGCCGACCCCCATCTACTACGCGCACAAGCTCTCCCGCCGCCTGACCTACGTTCGCAAGAAAGGCGTGCTGGACTTCCTGCGCCCGGACGGCAAGACCCAGGTCTGCGTGGAATTCGAGGACGGCAAGCCCAGCCGCATCGACAACGTGGTCGTCTCCACCCAGCATGACGAAAACATCTCGTATGCCGACCTGCAGGAAGCCATCATGCGCGAAGTGGTCATGAAGACCCTGCCCGAGCATCTGGTGGACGACAAGATCAAGACCTACATTAACCCCACCGGACGTTTCGTCATCGGTGGCCCCGTGGGCGACGCAGGACTGACCGGCCGCAAGATCATCAACGACACCTACGGCGGCGCCGGCGCGCACGGCGGCGGCGCGTTCTCCGGCAAGGACCCGTCCAAGGTGGACCGCTCCGGCGCCTACATGGCCCGCTACGTTGCCAAGAACATCGTGGCAGCCGGACTCGCGGACGAATGCGAAGTCCAGATCGCCTACGCCATCGGCGTGGCCGAACCGGTCTCCGTGGTGGTCAGCTCCCGCGGCACCGGACAGGTGCCCGACGACGTGCTGACCAAGGCAGTGAACGAAGTCTTCGACCTGCGCCCCTACTACATTCAGGAGCGCCTGAAGCTTCACCGCCCCATCTTCCGCAAGACCACCAACTACGGCCACTTCGGTCGCGAGCTTCCCGAATTCCAGTGGGAACAGACCGACGCAGTGGACGACCTGCGCACCGCCTGCAAGATCTAG
- the panD gene encoding aspartate 1-decarboxylase: protein MSQRNFLSAKIHGATITCAKLEYHGSLSIDTKLLEAAGILPFERVDIYNLDNGERLSTYAIPGGPGEICMNGAAAHKGSKGQRIIIATYQWLDESEMIGAKPKVIIAGPDNSIQETIDYEINVVPNAS from the coding sequence GTGTCCCAGAGAAACTTTCTCAGCGCCAAAATACACGGCGCAACAATAACCTGTGCGAAGCTGGAGTATCACGGCAGCCTGTCCATCGACACGAAGCTGCTGGAAGCCGCGGGCATCCTCCCTTTTGAGCGGGTCGACATTTACAATCTCGACAACGGAGAACGTCTCTCCACCTATGCCATCCCCGGCGGCCCCGGGGAGATATGCATGAACGGAGCGGCTGCGCACAAGGGGAGCAAGGGTCAGCGGATCATCATCGCCACCTACCAGTGGCTGGACGAATCCGAAATGATCGGCGCAAAGCCCAAGGTGATCATCGCCGGGCCCGACAACTCCATCCAAGAGACTATCGACTACGAAATAAACGTTGTACCCAATGCATCGTAA
- the panC gene encoding pantoate--beta-alanine ligase — MKIIRHPRELQQLCMDWESKGRRIGLVPTMGYFHEGHLSLMDDCRKRCDKLVVSLFVNPTQFGPGEDLETYPRDEERDARLAEEHGADVLFVPEPGGMYDPDHGTWIQVPEMAKGLCGASRPDHFRGVCTVVCKLFMLARPKVAVFGQKDWQQLAIIRRMVRDLNIPVEITGHPIVREADGLALSSRNVYLTEEERRNAPNIHVVLRSAAEKAKSGTTNAETLKRFIRDELAAKVPGGRPDYIEIVDPETLANVNEVRQKALIAVAIFMSRARLIDNFSIEV; from the coding sequence AAGCAAAGGCCGGCGTATCGGCCTCGTCCCCACCATGGGCTATTTCCATGAAGGACACCTGAGCCTCATGGATGACTGCCGCAAGCGCTGCGACAAGCTCGTCGTTTCGCTTTTCGTCAATCCCACACAGTTCGGTCCCGGCGAGGACCTTGAGACCTACCCCCGCGACGAGGAACGCGACGCGCGTCTGGCCGAAGAGCACGGCGCGGACGTCCTGTTCGTTCCCGAGCCGGGAGGCATGTACGACCCTGACCACGGCACCTGGATTCAGGTTCCCGAAATGGCCAAGGGCTTGTGCGGCGCATCCCGCCCGGATCATTTCCGCGGCGTATGCACCGTGGTCTGCAAGCTGTTCATGCTCGCGCGGCCGAAAGTCGCGGTATTCGGCCAGAAGGACTGGCAGCAGCTGGCCATCATCCGCCGCATGGTCCGCGACCTGAACATTCCGGTGGAGATCACGGGGCACCCCATCGTGCGAGAGGCGGACGGCCTTGCACTGAGTTCCCGCAACGTCTACCTTACCGAAGAGGAGCGTCGCAACGCGCCGAATATCCACGTCGTCCTGCGCAGCGCCGCAGAAAAGGCGAAGTCCGGCACCACGAACGCCGAAACCCTCAAGCGATTCATCCGCGACGAGCTGGCGGCCAAGGTTCCAGGCGGCAGGCCCGATTATATCGAAATAGTCGATCCCGAAACTCTTGCAAACGTGAACGAAGTTCGGCAGAAAGCCCTCATCGCGGTAGCTATATTCATGAGTCGGGCTCGACTGATAGACAATTTTTCAATAGAGGTGTAA